One window from the genome of Aythya fuligula isolate bAytFul2 unplaced genomic scaffold, bAytFul2.pri scaffold_57_arrow_ctg1, whole genome shotgun sequence encodes:
- the LOC116501643 gene encoding LOW QUALITY PROTEIN: endoplasmic reticulum aminopeptidase 1-like (The sequence of the model RefSeq protein was modified relative to this genomic sequence to represent the inferred CDS: inserted 2 bases in 1 codon), with the protein MTLSYKRVLAATQFEPTFARTAFPCFDEPAFKARFSVKIRREPKHXNMPLMKTVNVNSWLVEDHFDTSVKMSTYLVAFIVSDFKSISKISSLGVNISVYTVPEKIHQADYALDAAVKLLDFYEDYFSISYPLPKQDLAAIPDFQSGAMENWGLTTYWESALLYDPDKSSASSRLWITMIIAHELAHQWFGNLVTMEWWNDLWLNEGFAKFMEFVSVNITHPELKVEDYFLSNCFDAMEVDALNSSHPVSTPVEDPAQILEMFDDVSYVKGSCILNMSKDYLTDDVFKAGLVQYLQKYSYQNTKNEDLWNSMTNICPTVGTDKSEQQGDGFCRRNQQSSSNAVSI; encoded by the exons atgacACTTAGTTACAAGAg agtGCTCGCAGCAACGCAATTTGAGCCAACATTTGCAAGAACAGCCTTCCCGTGTTTCGATGAACCAGCTTTCAAAGCCAGATTTTCAGTTAAGATTAGGAGGGAACCAAAGCA CAATATGCCCCTT atgaagaCTGTGAATGTAAATTCATGGCTTGTTGAAGACCATTTTGATACCAGTGTCAAGATGAGTACCTACCTCGTGGCCTTTATTGTTTCCGATTTCAAGTCCATCAGCAAAATATCCAGTCTTGGAGTTAAT ATTTCTGTATACACGGTACCAGAGAAGATCCACCAAGCTGATTATGCACTGGATGCGGCAGTAAAACTTTTAGACTTTTATGAGGATTACTTCAGCATTTCATATCCCTTACCTAAACAAG ATTTAGCAGCTATTCCTGATTTCCAGTCTGGTGCTATGGAAAACTGGGGATTGACCACATATTGGGAATCCGCATTGTTGTATGACCCTGATAAATCCTCAGCATCTTCTAGACTTTGGATTACTATGATAATAGCCCACGAACTGGCTCATCAG tGGTTTGGCAACCTAGTTACCATGGAGTGGTGGAATGACCTGTGGTTAAATGAAGGGTTTGCAAAATTCATGGAGTTTGTGTCGGTCAACATTACCCATCCAGAACTGAAAGTT GAAGATTATTTCTTATCAAACTGTTTTGATGCCATGGAAGTGGATGCATTAAATTCATCACATCCTGTGTCTACTCCTGTGGAAGATCCAGCtcaaattttagaaatgtttgatGATGTTTCTTATGTGAAG GGATCCTGTATATTAAATATGTCGAAGGACTACCTGACTGatgatgtttttaaagctgGACTTGTGCAGTACCTGCAGAAGTACAGCTATCAGAacacaaaaaatgaagatttgtgGAACAGTATGACAAAT ATTTGTCCCACAGTAGGTACTGATAAAAGTGAACAACAAGGTGATGGCTTTTGCAGAAGGAACCAACAGTCATCTTCAAATGCAGTAAGCATCTAG